In a genomic window of Streptomyces sp. SJL17-4:
- a CDS encoding peptidase inhibitor family I36 protein translates to MASAAAALGLTSLTLAGAGTAPAQAAVSDCPSGYFCAWPDDRATGSMFKTNTSKATLGTWDNKLVKVVNRTSLIACLYDDPNYGRSQGYTTIEPDPIATNFSSDSDFSSVKLVRTARECETTPYPGWYAATAPKLSGFGDMNADRRSDILVRDTVGRLWFLPGDDTGRLVGSGGWNALDALTRHGDFSRDGREDVIAREKSTGKLWLYPGRAGVLGARALVGSGGWNGMESILGVGDWSADGRPDLLASNGDWLSHYRGTGTGGLRVGDEITGGWWGLNGAL, encoded by the coding sequence ATGGCCTCCGCGGCCGCCGCGCTGGGGCTCACCTCGCTCACTCTGGCCGGTGCGGGCACTGCGCCCGCGCAGGCCGCGGTGAGCGACTGTCCGTCGGGCTACTTCTGCGCCTGGCCGGACGACCGCGCCACCGGCTCGATGTTCAAGACGAACACGAGCAAGGCGACGCTGGGCACCTGGGACAACAAGCTCGTCAAGGTCGTCAACCGCACGTCCCTGATCGCCTGTCTCTACGACGACCCGAATTACGGACGCTCACAGGGCTACACCACCATCGAGCCCGACCCCATCGCCACCAACTTCAGCTCGGACAGCGACTTCAGCTCGGTGAAGCTCGTCCGTACCGCGCGGGAGTGCGAGACGACCCCCTACCCCGGCTGGTACGCGGCGACCGCGCCGAAGCTGTCCGGGTTCGGCGACATGAACGCCGACCGGAGGTCGGACATCCTCGTCAGGGACACGGTCGGCCGCCTGTGGTTCCTGCCCGGCGACGACACCGGACGTCTGGTCGGCAGCGGCGGCTGGAACGCCCTCGACGCCCTCACCCGGCACGGCGACTTCAGCCGTGACGGCCGGGAGGACGTGATCGCCCGTGAGAAGTCCACCGGCAAACTCTGGCTCTACCCGGGCCGGGCCGGCGTCCTCGGCGCACGTGCGCTGGTCGGCAGTGGCGGCTGGAACGGCATGGAGTCGATCCTCGGTGTCGGTGACTGGTCGGCCGACGGCCGGCCCGACCTTCTCGCGTCGAACGGCGACTGGCTCTCCCACTACCGGGGAACCGGTACGGGCGGCCTGCGAGTCGGCGACGAGATCACCGGCGGCTGGTGGGGCCTGAACGGCGCCCTCTGA